The Podarcis raffonei isolate rPodRaf1 chromosome Z, rPodRaf1.pri, whole genome shotgun sequence genome segment CACTTGACCAACagtaaggtaaatgtaaagggacccctgaccattaggtccagtcgtgaccgactctggggttgcggcgctcatctcactttattggccgagggagccggcgtacagcttctgggtcatgtggccagcatgactaagccgcttctggcgaaccagagcggcgcacggaaacgccgtttaccttcccgccggagcggtacctatttatctacttgcactttgacgtgctttcaaactgctatgttggcaggagcagggactgagcaacgggagctcaccccatcgtggggattcgaaccgccgaccttctgatcggcaagtcctaggctctgtggttgaacccacagcgccacctgcgtccctttgacCAACAGTAGCTGGGTATAAAGGCGGTAATCCTTTATCTACTTtaatgggagtaagccccattgaactcagtgggacttacttctgagtgcaaATGTATAGGGTCACACTGTAAACTATTGTAAGATCCAGTTGAAGTCTACTGCTGTTTCCCCTGGGCTGTTAAGAAGATCCCAGGGAAAATTCTGGAGGATATCTGTCAATTATCCTGGGCAGAAAGAGTTGGGGAAAAGCAATGTTCTCCAACCTGGCATCCTGCCCCAAAATTTTTGGACAGCAGCTATTGTTAGCCCAATCCAGCACGGCCAGTGCTTAGCTTAGAGGTAATGTGAGTCAGAGCCCAGAAGCATTTAGGAAGCAAGTGAGTTAGGGAAAGCTGCTGTAgagcattttgctgcttgagttcACCTGTGTGCTGCAGGACTGGGgaaaatgtttgtttattttatattctttattgaaaaataaaaagtacataatCACATGTACAGAGAGTAAGATAagacacaaagaagaagaagaaatagtacccatgtaaaaacaaaacaagaaagaaattgtatacattacaaaaaaaaatgttattgtagttaaccagaccttaacctaatatggtatttataaaaatgaattctaAGTATCAttaaatttgtccatggcaagtctatgTTTGTTTGCAACTTGTTCATGCGTAGTGAGTTTGCACATACCTTTAATCCAATCGTGGAAAGGAACCACATTTTAGTTTTTTCCAGTTCACCAATACCTGTCTTTTTGCTGCAGTAAGGGTGCAGAGAATCCATTCATATTGTCCCTTTGTTAGATTCCATGTattgggtatataattcaaaaggatatttTCCTCTGCAAATTCGTGTTGATTGTCTCTATTACCTTCCACCAAAATTTTATCAATATAGGACATTGTACAAacatatgttttagagaagcattatccctgTCACATCTCCTGGAGCTACCAGTATATGTCTTAGATAGTTCTTTCATAAACAAGCGTAATGGAGTCGAGCCCAGTAAGTTCTAAACgttattttttgttgtatgagTCTTAATTTCCAAAATGActtcatctgcccctcacttttttttaaaggaatattaTCTACACTACGAATTCGTGAGTCTGCCTCAATTCTCAGCCAGAATGCTAGCAGAAAGCATCCTCATCAACGTTGCCTTCCAAGAGGAATGGCCAGACAAGACCCACCAATCCCAGACACTAAGAGAAGTTGGAGAAGACCCCTGGCAAAAGCAGTTTAAAGATACAGATGCAAACAGAGACTTTTGTACAGAATCCAAGAATGAGTCTGCAGAGAAGGTGGCATTGATGTGCTGCGACAGTGAAAGAGGCCAAGAAGTTCCCCAGCAGAATTTTCTACAAAAGCCACCGGCAAGAAGATGCAACAATATCCCCCAGTCAACTCCTCAGTGCATACCAAGACAAGAGCAACACTGTGAAAACGAGCTGGATTTGTATAGATCTTGGTCGGGCCAAAGCCTTTACCAGAACTATCCTGATCTGCATATCGGAGGAGATCACATAGCTGACCATACGTGTGATTCAGGTTGCATCATGGACCAGACCTATGATGGACTGTCTGCTGGCCCTGTTTTGTTCTCAAAAGATATCCCGTTAGGACATTCACCTCTAAATGAACCTGTGTTGAAATGCAAGTCTGTCAAGTTCTGGCATGGAGAAGAGGTTGGGGAGAAAAGCATGACTTTCCACAAGCAGCCTCTTTCAAACTCCATACTCAACAACTACATGGAGGCAGAAGTCCAGGAACTCTATAAGCAGTTTTTGGAAGAAAAGCTGACCAGGTGCAGTTCCTTAACTCACTTCCTGACATCGAATATGCTGGTGAATAACATCAGTGAGGTGAACCTCCAGCTGCCTCATGAAAAACATGGTGAAGCATCCAAAGCAACACAAACTCTTTTCCATTCCTTAGCTCGGCTTGGTTTGCAAAACACTGGCAGTGGAAACAGCAGTGAATTTAGCACTCCAAATCTACAAATCTCAACACCACATTGCAGAAGGAAGCCCTCTGTGATGTAGTATGCATCATGACAGAAATACATGGTAGAACTGTTGATTTGTAAATACTGTTTGGTTTAAACAAATTAGCCTTTAAGGTAGCAGAGGGCTCTTGCAACAAAACCAGCAACAGGCTGACAATCACTGCCTGTTCGGTGCTGAATCTCCAACCATTGTACCCTGGCCATTGAAGATGAGCTTGTGATACAAGCAGAAACTAGTTACACTACTGGAGTTTTCAAACAAAACCTCTGCATAGCCTATTAATGGTTGATTGTGAGCTGCTATGGAATTTCAGTGCTATTAAACATCTGCTTTATACCATTTATTGTTATCCAACTGAGATTTCTTATAAAACCCAGCTTCTGACATTCTCTGTTTGCATGTTGTTTCTGTCTATGATAGTGATTTATAAAGGGCccttccagacatccttttttgcCCTTTCATGATGGTACCAGGGCAGTTATATGCAACCCTACTTTTAATATTGTAAAAGTTTTGCGTAGGgcatactgctttgtttccaactGGTGCATATCTTGtaactttctgctgaaatcctgtaaattTTTTTATACCGCAAATGGCCCAGTTTATTCTTTGTCCTGCTTTTCTTAGGCTATAGTGCAAGAATGCCCCTCCAGATAGAGGAAAGATCACAGAACAGCTTATAAAGTGGAATGAGGTGTtgatggtccagtataaatctaCCATTAGTCACTGTTGTATCACTGACATGTTTCAGAATGGATCCTTAAGAAATAGTAGTCTTTAGGAGCCCTTGTAATGTGCATGGTGTTTTGAAGAATACAAGAAAGCAGGGTTCTGCCCTGAAGTACCTACAATCTAAAATTCAACATAGGAAAGACAACAAAAAGTAGGGGAAGGCAATGGAGGCAGGGGTAAATGTGAAGAGTATTGGTTCACTTCAGTtacggatacagtggtacctcaggttacagatgcttcaggttacagacgcttcaggttacagactccactaacccagaactcCTCTCCCTCAATGGTAATAAAATGGTGATAAAAACCAGAGCTGGCACTTCAAACAGAACACGAGTCAGAGCTGGACAGGGGGAGGGCTGTTTGCATTTTCTATTCTCTTTTCTAAAATATAACACTTCGGTAGAAAAGGGAGGTGGTTTATTTTACTCTTCATTTTCACCAATGAATAAAAGTTATCTTTTGATAGAGAAGACATTTTCATCAGCAGtatagcacagtggtacctcgggttacatgcgcttcaagttacagatgcttcaggttacagactctgctaacccagaaataatgcttcaggttaagaactttgcttcaggatgagaacagaaattgtgctccgacggcatggcggcaagaggccccattagctaaagtggtgcttcaggttaagaatagtttcaggttaagtacggacctccggaacaaattaagtacttaacctgaggtaccactgtactcacatcATTATAGACTGAGAGGCTGTGCTACAGGAAGACTCATTCAAATAAAGCTACTTCTAGATGTAAATGTTTTACTAAGGATACCCCAGCAGGTTGATTGGGTGAGTTTCCCAGGGGGTTTTAAGGATGGCAGATAGGACACCCTTCTACTCACAGATCTTTCTCTGTCCTCTGCAAAcctctcctcctgcagctgcttgGTGTGTGGCAGGGATGTGATTGCAGTCCAGTAGGTTTTAAAAACAGTCTTGCTTAGGGCATCTGGATTTGAGGGAGATGATTCTAGGTGGACTTTGGAAGCGGTCATTGCTGCCAGTTTTCACTTCATTTGTGTTATGGAAAGTCATAATGGAACTTTCCCAAGAAGCCCCAAAGTGCTTACATATAAATAAATCCGAATTGTTCTACTGAaatacacacacttccccttcaggacatgttcaaatatatatttatggaACAATTGAACTGCTTAAGGTCTTGTGATCTGTACAGAAAAGCAGAGgaacagaaacaaaccaggacttcttctttccatagCTGATTTTGACGTGCCATATTCTTGTCACTGTGGAAATCCTTTTTATAGAGCTTTTCTGCTCTTGAAATGCAAACCTTTTTCTCCATTCGGCAGTATTTAGTGAGGATGTAATCTTTCTGGGCACTGTGACAAAACAGCTGCTTGGAAGTGTTGTAGGTTAGTGATAGCAGAGGTGAATTTAGGGCAGCACGACCACGGCACTGTGCTGAGGGAGAGCcttcctgtctccttcccaaTGCCCTGTAAGCGCTTGCTCAGCTTTAGGGAGAAGACAGGAGGACCAGAGCCTCTGCTCCTCATTCCCCAAACCTGGCACCTTGCTTACCTGGTAGGGctaggcgatatctggttttcaacttcgcaatatatcaccagctaagcattgtgatataccaatatattaCAACGTCTGAAATAAGGTTGGAGACATTGGCTGGCTCCACGGTTTCCCCCGCATTGTGATTTtggcataacacacacacatcatgattcacaatatattgccaggtcaaaaattatgaaacagatattatgatatggacttcaaaatgATATTGGCCAGCCCTATTATCTGGTTTTGGGAAGGTGGTACAAGaggtaagataaaggtaaagggacccctgaccattaggtccagtcgtgactgactctggggttgcggtgctcatctcgctttatttgccgagggagccggcgtacagcttccgggtcatgtggccagcatgactaagctgcttctggcgaaccagagcagcgcatggaaacgccgtttaccttcccaccagagcggtacctatttatctacttgcactttgacgtgctttagggGTGTGTAAAATTTTGGTTTTGCACACGGTGCCATATTGCTAAGGTCTTCCACTGGtgctagagcatttgctttgcaattGCCTGAGGTTCATTCCTCTGCATTTCCTGATGGGGTGGAAATGTCCCCTGTCCAAAATCCTAGAGAGCAGCTGTCAGTCACTGTAGactatactgagttagatggacattACTGGACttggtataatgcagcttcctatattcctagctGGTATTCTGATTGTGCATCTAACAAATTGATCTTTGGCTGGATGATGCATTTCTGGCCATATGTTTTAAAGAGGAGGACCATAGATCCTTATAAAGTTTTTAGCACAGGTTTGGGAGAATTTTAACAAACATACAGTTCAAGAACTGCAAAGTTGAATAATTCCTGATCTTAATGGATGAAAGAATGTTGAGCATGTTAAAGAGAGAATGGAAGTTCCATAAGGACTGATTCAATAACCAAGAAACCACTTTTAAGGGTCACAAGTTATAGAAGAAAAGTaggttaaaaaaagttttattaatTTCTTCACTCGAAATATTGATTAAATGGACTTTAGCGGGTAGATGATACAAAATATACCCCTACCTCAGAGTAAGCCTCAATAAACCCATTGACCCTTGTTTCCTTCTAGATTGCCAGTCTGGCTGAGATTtatttacataccgtattttttgcaccataacactcacttttttcctcctagaaagtaaggggaaatgtctgtgcgtgttatggagcgaatgcctacgggcgGCAGGGGGCATCTGctacagtcgtgagcagaggatccatggttccccttccttccctcctccatggttacaaagcatggatccacatggatcctcaggatttttgcattgggctactccaaactcactgtcagatcacatgtctgtggccacagcatgaaccacaaaaatcatatatccactattttgtttagaatattttttttct includes the following:
- the LOC128406727 gene encoding TLR adapter interacting with SLC15A4 on the lysosome-like; this encodes MLAESILINVAFQEEWPDKTHQSQTLREVGEDPWQKQFKDTDANRDFCTESKNESAEKVALMCCDSERGQEVPQQNFLQKPPARRCNNIPQSTPQCIPRQEQHCENELDLYRSWSGQSLYQNYPDLHIGGDHIADHTCDSGCIMDQTYDGLSAGPVLFSKDIPLGHSPLNEPVLKCKSVKFWHGEEVGEKSMTFHKQPLSNSILNNYMEAEVQELYKQFLEEKLTRCSSLTHFLTSNMLVNNISEVNLQLPHEKHGEASKATQTLFHSLARLGLQNTGSGNSSEFSTPNLQISTPHCRRKPSVM